Genomic window (Nitratidesulfovibrio vulgaris str. Hildenborough):
CTGTGGGTGTTGCAGCTGCACGACGACCTCGGGCGGCTGGCAGCCCCCGACACCGACAGCTACGGCCAATTCCTCGAACAGGGGCACCTGCCCCGGCGCGTCCGGACGTCCGTGACCGGCGTGACGGGCGCGACCGGCAAGAAGGGCAGGACCAACAAGACGGGGGAGGACAAGTATGACTTCTGACCGCGAGGCGGTGGTCTTCGTCTGGCTGTCCGGGCAGGGATACGTGCCCGCGGCCCTGCTTTCGGAATCGTCCGGCGGTGCGTCGTACACGCTGGGCTACGGTCGGCGCTACGCCGCACGCCCCGACGCCCTGCCCCTCGACCCCGTGTCGCTGCCCCTCTACATGCCGCGCCCTGCCACCAGCCGTCGGGGGGTGCTGTTCCCCGTGCTGCGCGACGCCGCACCCGACAAGTGGGGCCGCAAGGTGCTCGGACTCATGGCGGGACGCCACGCGGGCACACTCTCCGAGATGGACTTCCTCGTCTCTGCGCATTCCCCGGACCGCATCGGTGCCCTCGCCTTCGGCGACACGCCCGCCGGGGGCCCGCGGTCGCTGGCACCATGGGCGCAGGACGATGCCATGACCGTGCCGGAAGGCGACTCCGCCTGCTCCGACGGTTCTGCATGGCTTGAACGCATCGCGCGCGTGGTGGCAGAGGTCGACGCCCTCGCCGATGACGAGGACCTCGACGACCTGCGCAAGACCCTGCCCGAAGAGGCGTTCCTTCAGGCACTCGCCTCGTCGCTGAGCGTGGGCGGAGGGCGGCCCAAGGCCCTTGTCCGCATGCCGGAGGGGCACTGCATCGCCAAGTTCGGCAAACGTGGCGACCCGTGGGACGAACCGCGCATCGAGCACGCCACCATGACACTGGCAGCGCGCTGCGGCATCCACGTCTCCCCCACCCGCCTCATGGAGACCGACCACGGCAGCGTGCTGCTGGTGCGACGCTTCGACAGGACGCCCGACGGCACGCCGCGTCACTTCATCTCGGGCTTCACGCTCAACGCCGCCATCGACGAGGACGGCGACTGGGGCAGCTACCACGACCTCGCCCAGCGGGCGCGCCAGCACGGCGACAGTCACGCCGGGCCTGAACTCTTCCGGCGCATGGTCTTCAACGCGCTGTGCGCCAACATCGACGACCATCCGCGCAACCATGCGTGGTTCGTCGAACGCGAAGGGCTGTCCATGACCCCGGCGTACGACATCGTGCCCACGCAGGCGCGCTTCAAGACCTACGACCTCGCCCTGCGCTGCGGCACAGAGGGCCGACGCGCCAGCCTCGCCAACGTGCTGACCCGCCCCGAACCCTTCGGGCTGCGCCGTGACGAGGCCGAAGCCATCGCCCGCGACATCGCCGGGGTGATGTCCACATGGCGCGACCACTTCGCCGCCTGCGGCGTGGTGACCAAAGACCTCGATGAACTGGCCTACCGCTTCAGGGGCGTGCCCGAGGGGGTGTGACGGGATTGGCGTGACGGGGGGCGCGTGACCGGTTGGGGTCACGGGGGTGGCAT
Coding sequences:
- a CDS encoding type II toxin-antitoxin system HipA family toxin, giving the protein MTSDREAVVFVWLSGQGYVPAALLSESSGGASYTLGYGRRYAARPDALPLDPVSLPLYMPRPATSRRGVLFPVLRDAAPDKWGRKVLGLMAGRHAGTLSEMDFLVSAHSPDRIGALAFGDTPAGGPRSLAPWAQDDAMTVPEGDSACSDGSAWLERIARVVAEVDALADDEDLDDLRKTLPEEAFLQALASSLSVGGGRPKALVRMPEGHCIAKFGKRGDPWDEPRIEHATMTLAARCGIHVSPTRLMETDHGSVLLVRRFDRTPDGTPRHFISGFTLNAAIDEDGDWGSYHDLAQRARQHGDSHAGPELFRRMVFNALCANIDDHPRNHAWFVEREGLSMTPAYDIVPTQARFKTYDLALRCGTEGRRASLANVLTRPEPFGLRRDEAEAIARDIAGVMSTWRDHFAACGVVTKDLDELAYRFRGVPEGV